Part of the Crossiella cryophila genome, GCGCCGACCCTGGCCGCCCGGCTGGACCGGCTGGGTGCGGAGATGGTGGATTCGCTTGCCGCGCAACTGCTTCGGGAGACCGGGGACCGCGGGCTGCTGCCCAGGCTGGTGGCCGGGCAGATCGGCTGGGCGCACGCGCTGGTCTTCGGCGAGATCGGGCGGCGCACGGTGGCCGGGCAGCGACCGGCGACCATCGCCGCCGCGGTGCTCCGGCTGCTGGACGGGGTGCAGGACGTGCTCGGGGACCGGGTGCTGGGTTATGCCGTACGAGAGGACAGAGTGGTGTTCCGGATCAGTATCCGCGGGAAGTTCGAGCCGTTGTCGGAGGCGCAGCGCGCGGCGCTGGCCGCGGCCAGCGGGATCGGGTTCACCGAGGCGGGATCGTTCAGCCACGACGCGGGCGCGACCGTGTTCACCTTCCGCTGCCAGCTGCCTGCCGAACCGGACGACGATGACGAGGTCGCCGAGCTGAAGGCCCTGGATGTGCTTGCCGCGCACGGGCTTCCGGTGCGCGATGGGTACAAGGTGGCGGTCACCGACATGCGCGATATCAAGATCAACCGCAAGGGCCGTTGAGGGTCAGCTGGCGCGCAGTCCGTCCACGGCCAGGGTGAGCAGCCGGTCGGCCAGGCCGGGTTCGTCCGGGTGTTCGTCGGCGACCAGGCCGATCGCGGTGGCCAGCCGCATCAGGTCGCGGACCTGGGCGTCCGGGCGGGCCGAGCCTGACTGCTGGGCGCGGGTCAGCAGGTCGGCGCCCGCCTGTTCCACCGGGGCTTTGAGGTCGGCCAGGATCGCCTGGGACTCCCCCGTGGCCTGGGCGATGGCCAGGCAGGCGCGGTGCCGGGCGAGCACCGCGCGCAGCCAGGTGGCCAGGTCGGCGAACGGGTCCGCGGTGCGCAGGTCGGCGGCCAGGGTGAGCAGGGCCTGGGCTTCGCCGTGGAAGACCGCGTCGACCAGGTCGCCCCTGGCCGGGAAGTGCCGGTACAGGGTGCCGATGCCGACCCCGGCCCTGCGGGCGATCTCCTCCAGCGAGGCGGTTGTCCCGGCGGCCAGGAACGCCGTCCTGGCCTCGGCGACCAGCCGGTCGCGGTTGCGCTGGGCGTCCGCCCGCATCCAGTCCTCCCCTGGTTCCCGATCCAACCGGAGGGTAGCCTCCGGTCATGGGTATTTCCAGTGCGCAGGCGATCGAGCACCTGATGCTGCGCTATGCCGAACACGTGGACGCCGGTGAGTTCGACCAGGTCGGCGAGCTGTTCGCGGAGGGGTCCTTCCGGGATGGCAGCGAGGCGAGCGGGGCGGCGGCGGTCGCGGCGAAGTTCCGGGAGATGCTGGTGGTCTACCCGGACGGCACGCCGCGGACCAAGCACGTCACCACCAACATCCTCATCGAGGTGGACGAGGACGCTGGCACCGCGACCGCCCGCGCCTACTTCACCGTGTTGCAGGCGGTGCCGGAGCTTCCGTTGCAGATCATCGCGGCCGGGCGGTACCGGGACACCTTCCGGCGGCGGGAGGGCCGGTGGCGGTTCGCCGCCCGGCACGCCCAGGCCGAGCTGCTCGGCGAGCTGCGGTTCCACCTGAGTCCGCGGGTGCTCGCCGGGATCGCGGGGCGCTGAGCGGGTCAGGTGGTGCGGTGGTTGCGCACGGCCTGCTCGAAGCCGGCCAGCCGCGGCGCGAGCAGGGCGTCCACGTCGAGTGGGTCGATCGCGTTGCGCCGCTGGACCTCCTGCCGGGCGGCGGTGCTGGTGTTGATCTCGTGCGTGCCTGATTCCAGCGCGGCGATGATCTCGCCGACCACCTCCTCCAGGGGGCGCAGGCCCATGCCGTACTCCTCCCCCGCCTCGGTGCTGGTCATCATGTCGGTGTCGGTGGCGCCCGGGTAGGAGGTGGCCACGTGCAGGCCGGTGCCGTGCAGTTCGCGGCGCAGGGATTCGCCGAACCGGGCCAGGCCGGCCTTGGTCGCGGCGTAGACGCTGTAGCTGGGCAGGCCGAGCAGGGCCATGCCGCTGGCGATGTTGAGGATCAGGCCGCCGTTGATGGGTGCGGCCGCGCGCAGGGCGGGCAGCAGGGCGCGGGTGAGCAGGATGGGCGCGGTCAGGTTGAGGTCGATCATCGCGTGCACATCGCGGATCTCGTGCTCCTCCAGGCGTCCGGCCCGCACATTGCCGGCGTTGTTGACCAGCAGGTCGACCCGGCCCAGCCCTTCGCCTGCCGTGGCGACCTCCTCGATCGCGCCCTCGGCGGTGAGGTCCGCGGCCAGCACGTGCGCCTTGCCACCGGCCGCGGTGACCAGTTCCGCGGTGTCCCGCAACAGGTTCTCCCGGCGGCCGACCAGCAGCAGCTCGCCGCCGCGACGGCCCAGTTCCACCGCGAGGGCCCGGCCGATCCCGCTGCCGGCTCCGGTGACCACGCCCGCTCGATCGTGCAGATCCATGACACTCCCTCTGGATAGGTATCACCAACCTAGCGCACTAAATAGGAGTGGCCAACCCAGTGGGGTACCCTCGGCGCCATGACGCAGGCGATCAGCAGGCAGGCGCGGTGCGCGGTGGCCCGCGGCGTTGACCTGCTCGGTGAGAAATGGGTGCTGATGATCACGCGGGAGGCGTTCTGGGGTCGCACCCGGTTCTCCGACTTCCGCAAGAACCTCGGCGTGGCGCCGGATGTGCTGGCCAACCGGCTGGCCGCGCTGGTGCACGAGGGTGTGCTGGAGCGGCGCACCTACCAGGTGACCGGGGCCAGGGCGCGCGAGGAGTACGTGCTCACCCCCGCCGGACTGGACCTGGTGTTCGTGCTGGCCGGGCTGGCTCGCTGGGGCCAGGAGCACCGGCCGGTGGACGCCGGGACCGCACCGGTCTACACCGACGCGGAGACCGGCGAAGCGGTCGAGTTGTGCTTTGTCACCAAGGACGGCCGCCGGGTCGAGCCGGGTCAGCTCGCGGTGCGCACGGGCGAACCCGCCTAGGGTTCCCCTGGCCTGGGTACCCAGCGCAGGGGCACGCGCGGCGCCTGGCGCGCTGTCAGCGTGGGGGCATGAGCGAAAAGACGATCACCGCGGGACCGCTGAGCGGGCGGGTGGCGCTGGTGACTGGTGGGTCCAGAG contains:
- a CDS encoding DUF6204 family protein, with translation MSTPGLRERKKRQTARRITEVALELFVARGFDRVTVAEVAEAAEVSVNTVYNYFPAKEDLVLPPDQASPDRLTEIVRVRPAGMSAAQAVLAHLRAEVRRRDRAVGLADGFGRVLPMMLAAPTLAARLDRLGAEMVDSLAAQLLRETGDRGLLPRLVAGQIGWAHALVFGEIGRRTVAGQRPATIAAAVLRLLDGVQDVLGDRVLGYAVREDRVVFRISIRGKFEPLSEAQRAALAAASGIGFTEAGSFSHDAGATVFTFRCQLPAEPDDDDEVAELKALDVLAAHGLPVRDGYKVAVTDMRDIKINRKGR
- a CDS encoding TetR/AcrR family transcriptional regulator; translated protein: MRADAQRNRDRLVAEARTAFLAAGTTASLEEIARRAGVGIGTLYRHFPARGDLVDAVFHGEAQALLTLAADLRTADPFADLATWLRAVLARHRACLAIAQATGESQAILADLKAPVEQAGADLLTRAQQSGSARPDAQVRDLMRLATAIGLVADEHPDEPGLADRLLTLAVDGLRAS
- a CDS encoding nuclear transport factor 2 family protein; translated protein: MGISSAQAIEHLMLRYAEHVDAGEFDQVGELFAEGSFRDGSEASGAAAVAAKFREMLVVYPDGTPRTKHVTTNILIEVDEDAGTATARAYFTVLQAVPELPLQIIAAGRYRDTFRRREGRWRFAARHAQAELLGELRFHLSPRVLAGIAGR
- a CDS encoding SDR family NAD(P)-dependent oxidoreductase, encoding MDLHDRAGVVTGAGSGIGRALAVELGRRGGELLLVGRRENLLRDTAELVTAAGGKAHVLAADLTAEGAIEEVATAGEGLGRVDLLVNNAGNVRAGRLEEHEIRDVHAMIDLNLTAPILLTRALLPALRAAAPINGGLILNIASGMALLGLPSYSVYAATKAGLARFGESLRRELHGTGLHVATSYPGATDTDMMTSTEAGEEYGMGLRPLEEVVGEIIAALESGTHEINTSTAARQEVQRRNAIDPLDVDALLAPRLAGFEQAVRNHRTT
- a CDS encoding winged helix-turn-helix transcriptional regulator, producing the protein MTQAISRQARCAVARGVDLLGEKWVLMITREAFWGRTRFSDFRKNLGVAPDVLANRLAALVHEGVLERRTYQVTGARAREEYVLTPAGLDLVFVLAGLARWGQEHRPVDAGTAPVYTDAETGEAVELCFVTKDGRRVEPGQLAVRTGEPA